One Staphylococcus ratti DNA segment encodes these proteins:
- a CDS encoding Nramp family divalent metal transporter: protein MGKSLEEINNTVSIDEKGSYLTRLSKFIGPGLLVAVGYMDPGNWITSMGGGASYGYILLFVILISSLGAMFLQSMCARLGIASGMDLAQVTRHMISKKQALLAWIIAELAIIATDIAEVIGSTIALNLLFHIPLIVGAAITIVDVFLLLLIMKFGFRKIEAIVGVLIFTILIIFLFEVYMAQPGVSAVLEGFLPHKEIVTNNGILYMSLGIIGATIMPHNLYLHSSIVQSRTYDRHSISSKKSAIHFAQMDSNIQLSIAFVVNCLLLILGAALFYGTNQDLGRFYELYDALKTSHVASAIGGGVTSTLFAVALLAAGQNSTITGTLSGQIVMEGFIHLKMKPWVRRVLTRLIAILPVFLCLIVYGADTQKIEDLLVFTQVFLSIALPLSIIPLILATNNKSIMGDAFVNSKRVNIIGWLLTIILCILNVYLIISTIMEMV, encoded by the coding sequence ATGGGTAAAAGCCTCGAAGAAATTAATAATACTGTCAGCATTGATGAAAAAGGTTCTTATTTAACACGCCTTTCTAAATTTATAGGTCCAGGCTTACTCGTTGCAGTGGGTTATATGGACCCAGGAAATTGGATTACCTCCATGGGTGGTGGCGCAAGTTACGGTTACATTTTGTTATTTGTCATCTTAATTTCTAGTTTAGGCGCAATGTTTTTACAATCTATGTGCGCACGCTTAGGTATCGCTAGTGGCATGGATTTAGCACAAGTCACACGCCACATGATTTCTAAAAAACAGGCTCTACTTGCATGGATAATTGCGGAGCTCGCAATCATCGCTACAGACATTGCCGAAGTTATCGGTAGCACGATAGCACTTAATTTATTATTTCATATTCCATTGATTGTCGGTGCAGCGATTACAATTGTAGATGTTTTTTTACTTTTACTTATTATGAAATTTGGTTTTCGAAAAATAGAGGCCATTGTGGGGGTACTCATCTTTACAATACTAATTATCTTTTTATTTGAAGTATATATGGCACAACCAGGTGTAAGTGCAGTCTTAGAAGGCTTTCTTCCTCACAAAGAAATTGTTACAAATAACGGCATATTGTACATGTCTTTAGGTATTATTGGTGCGACAATTATGCCTCACAACCTATACTTACATTCATCTATCGTTCAATCAAGAACATACGATAGACATAGTATTTCATCTAAAAAATCTGCCATTCACTTTGCACAAATGGACTCTAATATTCAACTGTCCATCGCATTTGTCGTAAACTGTCTGTTACTCATTTTAGGTGCAGCACTCTTTTATGGTACCAACCAAGATCTCGGACGCTTTTATGAATTGTATGATGCGCTTAAAACTTCGCATGTTGCAAGTGCTATTGGCGGCGGTGTGACAAGTACTTTATTTGCGGTCGCATTACTCGCAGCTGGACAAAACTCAACAATAACAGGAACACTATCCGGACAAATCGTCATGGAAGGCTTCATCCATTTAAAAATGAAACCGTGGGTTCGTCGTGTTTTAACACGTCTGATAGCCATTCTTCCTGTTTTCTTATGTTTAATCGTTTACGGCGCTGACACACAAAAAATAGAAGATTTGTTAGTTTTCACCCAAGTTTTCTTAAGTATTGCCTTACCTTTAAGTATCATTCCACTCATTTTAGCAACGAATAATAAATCGATTATGGGTGATGCGTTTGTAAACTCCAAACGCGTTAATATTATCGGTTGGCTACTTACGATTATCTTGTGTATCTTAAACGTTTATCTCATTATTAGCACTATCATGGAAATGGTATAA